The segment GCCTTGCAAACGCAACGCGGCGGTGCTGCAGGCGCGGTGCAAGAATTTTGATAAAATTCTTAGCATATTGCCTGGTAACATTCTTAAGAAGAATTTTAGGTCCTTTCTAACGGGTGTCACTGCAAAGGCCCCCAGCTTGGATCAGAGGCCCCATCGGGGGTGCGCACCCGTTTGAGGTTGCGACCAGATATATCTACCGAATAAAGCGCCGAGGCGCCCTGCGCACCCTGCGTCTCGCGCGCGAACATCAGCACACGCCCGTTAGGTGCCCAGGTCGGCCCCTCATCGAGGAACGAAGCCGTAAGCAGTCGCTCCTCCGAACCGTCGGTGCGCATTACACCGATGTGGAACCGACCGGCGTTCTGCTTGGTAAAGGCGATCAAGTCGCCGCGCGGGGACCAGACGGGCGTACCATAGCGTCCGGCACCAAAACTGATACGCTGCGCCTCACCTCCGCTAGCGGACATAACATAAAGTTGCTGGGTGCCGCTACGGTCGCTCTCAAACACGATACGTCCACCGTCAGGCGAGTAGCTCGGCGCCGTCTCGATGGAAGGTCCACTGGTCAGTTGCCGCGCGGCACCACCGCTTATGTCCTTTGCAAAAATGTCGGTATTCGATCCTTGGGCCAGCGAATAAACCACTGTCGCGCCGTTGGGCGCAAAGCGCGGAGCAAAGCTCATTACTCCATCCGATCCCGGCAGAATGCTGCTTTGAACCGCGCCGACGTTGAGAATATGTACCCTCGGGAAACCAGTTTCGTAACTGGTGTAAAGCACCCTGTCGCCAGTCGGCGAGAATCGAGGTGCGAGAACAATTGAGCGACTGTCAGTCAGGAACTGCACATTTGCGCCGTCATAATCCATAATCCCCAGCCGCTTGGCGCGCTTGTCTTTGGGACCGGTCTCCGAAACGAAGACGACGCGGCTGTCAAAATATCCGCTTTCGCCTGTAATGCGACTGTACACTTGGTCGGCCACCTTGTGCGCCATGCGTCGAAAGCCGTCCGCCGTGCCAACAAACTGCATGCCCTGACCCAACTCTGCGCCGGCAAACACGTCGTATACCCGGAACTTGACCGTCAATCGTCCGCTGCCGTCGACGTCTACGGCCCCGGAAATAAGTGCCTGCGCGTTGATTGCTTTCCAGTCCGCGAATTGCACCGGGCTCTGGAACGAGGTGATGCCGCTGATATGGGCCTCTCTCGGGATTTCTCGAAACAACCCACTCCCGCTCAGGTCATCCGCGACAACCCGGCTCAGCTGGTCGGCAATACTCTGCGCCGCCGCGCTTTCGGCCACAAAGGCCGGCACGGCATAGGGCAACGGCTCGACCACCCCTTCGGTGATCTCGAGCCTGAGCGGCCCGCCCTGTGCCTGCGCCGCTCCGGGCAGCGTCAAACTCGAGAGCGCAAGCGCACCCGCCGCAAGTACCGAGGCCAAAGTCTGTCTCATACCACATCCATCCTTCCGGAATATCCGTATCGAACCCGCGCCAAACGATGCGCTGCGGACCGCAGTCCACCCGCCACGCAGTTTGCCCCTGCAGAACGCCGGAGCCATGGGAAAATCAAGCCCCTTTTCCAAACGCTCGCGAATACGGCATAGTTCCACGTCATCGCACCCGCATTCCTTCAGGATTGAAGGTCATTTCGATCTCGCGCCATTGGGCGTATTTTTCGGCGGGCAGCTGATAGCCGTCCTTCTGGCAGCGCAGAATCGCCCGGCGCGCCGTCTGAAACGCAGTCTCGGCTGAGGCTGCAGATCCGCCGTCAGCGTTCAGCATCCGCAGAGATCCGTTCACCACGCGCCCGTCGCGGTCCATTTCCATCGACACTGTTACCGTTACATTTGCCGCCTGACTGCCGACGTCGACCACCCAACATGCCTGCACCGCGACACGCAACGCATCCTTTTCGCCACTGGTCATCGGCGGACCGACCGGCAAATCCGGCGCGGGTGCCGTGCTGCCACCTGCCAAAGCCTGCGCCACCGCATCCGCCACAGCTTGCGCCGTGCTGTCAGACTGGGTCGGCCTCGACGTGAACTCTGCCGCGGGCGCCGGAGTCTCAGCCGCAGCCGACGATGCGACGCTCTCGGTTGCCGGAACCTGTGGCGCGACGGGTCGTTCGGGTCGGGTCCGCGGCCGCATCGACGCGCTGGGGGCGGAACTGGCCGGTTCTTCGGCCTCGGTCACAATCTCTGTTGCCGCGGCGTCGGGGGCGGACGCCTGCTGCTCTGGCTCGGGCGCCACTTCTGTCGGCGCTTCATCCGGCACCACAGCCTCGCGCACGACTTGGTCAATCCGGGTCTCGGGTTCGGGCTGCGCCACTGGCTCGGGCGCCACACGCGGCGCGGGGCGCGGTTGCGGACGTGGCGAGGTAACAGGCAACTGCACTGTTTCCTGTTGCGGCGTCGCCAGCTGCGGGGGCGCGTCCGCAACCTCGGTCTGCGGCGGCGGCGGGGGGGCCTGCGGCACAGATTCAGCCGGTGCGGGCTCGGGTACGGCCTGCGGTTCAGCGACCGGCTCGGGTGCGGCCTCGGGTGCCGGGGCCTCCGGGGCCGGTTCGGGGGCGGGGGCTTCGGGTTGCGCCTCGGTTGCGTCTGTTTCAGGGGTCGGTGGGGCAGCAACATCTGCCGTGCTCTGAGGTGGCTGCAACGGCGCGGTTAGCGCGGCAAACTCGGCCTCGGACAAGATCGACACCTGCGCCACCTCAATCGGGTCGGACCGCGTGCTGAACAATCCGCCCAACAGCACCCACAAGATCAGCGCCGCGTGACCTCCGCCCGAGATATAATGGCCAATATGCACGCCGAACCTGCCTCAGCGATCCGACCCGTCAAGGGCCGGCCCTCCGATATCCGTCACCAGACCGATCGAGGAAAAGCCCCCCGCGTTGAGCGCGCCCATCACTTGCGCCACCTGCTCATAGGGCACAGCCCCGTCAGCACGCAGGAACACCCGGTCATCCGCACGCTCGGTCGCGATTGCCCGCAAACGATTCACCAGATCGGCGCGCGCCACCTCAGTTGTCTGGATCATCACGACACCATCGGCCTGCAATGTGACGGTCAGCGGCTCTTCGTTCTCGGACGGAAGGGCGCTGGCGGCGGTTTTGGGCAGCTCAACAGGCACGCCCACCGTCAACAGCGGCGCGGCCACCATGAAAATGATCAGCAACACCAGCATCACATCCACAAACGGCGTAATGTTGATCTCGGCCATAGGCTGCGCGCGGCTGCCACGACGGCCCCGTCGGCGTCCACCGCCCCCCGCAGATTTGACGACACCGCCCCCCATCGCTCAGCTGTCCAGCTGGCGGCTGAGGATGGTCGAAAACTCGTCGGCAAAGGCCTCGTAGCCGCCGATGATACGGTCGCTGTCCGCGCTTAACTTGTTGTAAAAAACCACTGCGGGGATCGCCGCGAGCAGACCCAGACCAGTGGCCAAAAGCGCCTCGGCAATGCCCGGTGCTACAACGGCCAGGTTGGTGTTCTGCTGCTGCGCAATTTCGATAAAGGCGTGCATGATGCCCCAGACCGTCCCGAACAGACCGACAAATGGTGCAGTCGATCCGACGGTGGCCAAAACCGGCAAACCCTTTTGCAGCGCCTCGGTTTCTTTTTGAATCGCCACATCCATGCTGCGGTCGATTCGTGCCTGCGCACCTGCGATCAGCCCACCATCGGCACGATGACTACGCCGCCATTCGATCATACCGCTGGCAAAGATTTTCTGCGCCCGGCCCGAAGGTTCTGCGCCGATCTGATCGAAAAGATCGTCCAGCGGCTCACCCGACCAGAACGCCTTGTCAAAGACATGCGCCTCGCGCCGCGCGCTGCGATACGCGATCAGTTTCTGCACAATGATCGACCAGGACCAGAAGGATGCCACCATCAACAGCAGCATCACCAGTTTCACTGTCAGCGTTGCGCGCGCAAAAAGGGCCAACAAAGAGAAATCAATCTCCTGCGCCATGGCAAGGGCTTGCGGTTCCATAAGACTGCTCTTTCCGGTTCGGCCTCTATCTTCGAGGCTCTGATTACCGGCCTGTGTAGCTGATTTGCGGGGCAAACGCCAACACAATGCTGTCATACACGGGCGGGTGCCCGCCGATTTCCCCCGCGTCACGCCAGATCCGGGTCAGTTTAGTGCACCAACCCGCGGATCGCTTGCGGAAGCCGCGCAGGATGGCCCGTGGCAGTCGCGCAGGCGACCGTCACCTCGGCCTGAAAAAGCAGCGTTTCATCGCGCATGACCCGCTGCCCCATGATCAGCCGAGCCCCGGTCACACCGCGCATCTCTGTGCTCACAATTAACGCGTCGTCAAATCTGGCGGGTTGCAGGTAATCCGCCTCGACCCGCCGCACGACAAAGACCACACCATCTTCCTCACGCATGCGATTCTGGTCGATACCCAGACTGCGGACCCAGTCACTGCGGGCACGTTCAATATATCTGAGGTAATTGGCGTAATAGACGATACCCGCCATATCGGTGTCCTCATAATAGACCCGGACCGGAAATTCGTGCATCTTATCATGCCCTCTGCCTGCGCGCCGGAACCCTAGCCCCCTCCAATCTGGATGAAAAGGCCGACCGCCGCAAAGGGGTGTCAGCCCGCCAGCCCAATCCGCGCTGCCAGGCGCAGCGCATGTGAGGGATCCCGCGCCGCAACCGGCATCACCGGTTCATACGCCGCCCGCAACACTGCCCCGACTTCGGGGCGCACAACTACGCGTCCATCTGCCAATTGCCCCAGCGGTGAACGGGTGCCAAAGGCCTGATCCGACCACAGCAACAGTGCCTGCACCGCCTGACCAAGCGCCAGCGTGTCAGCAGGAACCGCCACCATCTCGGCATCCATCCGCAGAAAAATGAAACAGGCGCGGATCGCCCCGGCGTCATCAAACCGGAAAATGCGGTATTGGTTGGCACTTGCGGCCTGCAACCGCGTCACCAGTGGACCCATATCCGGCACCAGCCGGTCGAGATTGGGCACCTCTGCCAATTCGTCCCAGTCGCGACAGAAAAACACCATGACGTTGGCGCCCAACTCGGGATCGGTTTCGGCCATCTGGTGCCCGGCCAAATGGCAAACTGCCTCGAACGCGGCCCTGATCACCGACAGGGTGGCATCCTCGACACCAAAAACCACAGGTGCCAGCGGTCGCCCCCAACGCGCGAACAGATATCCACCATCCGAGCGGGTGAACATTGTTTCCACATCCGCTGGCGTCAAAACATCGCTCATCGCGCTGCCCCCTGCTTCTTCTCTTTCTAAATACGTACTTGCATGCCTCGCAGACACACGCAGCGCCTTTGCCCGAAACGGCCCGCTCAGTCAAACAGCGTACTTTGCCCCGGAGGTTTGGGTGTCGACAACCCGAGATGATCCCACGCCTTTTGCGCCAACATCCGCCCGCGCGGTGTGCGCTGAATCAGCCCCTGTTGCAGTAAGAATGGCTCGATCACCTCTTCCAGCGCATCGCGACTCTCGCTCAGGGCGGCAGACAGGGTTTCGATTCCGACCGGGCCACCGTTATAATTCTCGGCGATCAGATTCAGATACCGACGGTCGGCACCATCCAGTCCCAGATGATCGACGCCAAGGCGGGTCAGCGCCCGGTCTGCCAGCGCATGTGTGACCACTCCGTCCCCTTCGACCACGGCAAAATCCACCACCCGACGCAACAGCCGTCCGGCAATGCGCGGCGTGCCACGCGACCGGCGGGCGATCTCGCGGGCGCCGTCACCTTCGGCAGGCACACCCAGTTTGATCGCATTTCGGGTCACGATCAGGTTCAGCTCGTCCACCGTGTAAAACTCCAACCGCGTCGGAATGCCAAAACGGTCACGCAGAGGCGTGGTCAACAAACCCAGCCGTGTCGTCGCCCCGACCAGGGTGAAGGGCTGCAACTCAATCCGCACCGTGCGCGCCGCTGGCCCTTCGCCGATCACCAGATCCAGCTCATAATCCTCAAGCGCTGGATACAGCACCTCTTCGACTGCGGGATTCAAGCGATGGATCTCGTCAATGAACAGCACGTCCCGCGCTTCGAGATTGGTCAGGATCGCCGCCAGATCGCCTGCCTTGGCCAGAACCGGGCCAGAGGTCATACGGAACCCCACCCCCAGCTCGCGCGCCATGATCTGCGCCAGCGTCGTCTTGCCCAGACCGGGTGGGCCGTGGAACAGCGTGTGGTCCATCGCTTCACCGCGCTGCCGTGCCGATTGAATAAACACCTTGAGATTTGCCCGCGCCTCGGCTTGACCGACAAATTCGTCAAGCATCTGAGGCCGCAGCGCCCTGTCATGATCACCGGGCTGCAATTCCGGGCGCAGATCGGGATCAGACTCTTGCATCTTCGCCCCCCAAAGCATGGCACACACCCGCATGGGGCAGTTGAACGGCCCGCATCATGCCTTTGGAGCCAGCAATTTCAGCGCGGCGCGGATCAGCACCGGCGTATCCGCCTCGGGTAACTCGCCTGCGGCCTGCGCAACGGCGCCCGCCGCCTCACCCGCAGCATACCCCAGATTGCCCAGTGCCGACAATGCCTCGGCCTGCGCCGATCGGCCTGCCGATTGCACAACAGGAGATGCCGTAGCGGCGGCAACCGTCGTTGAACCGGCGTCCAAGGCCGCCCCCGGTGGCGCGGCAACAGACGCCCCCATCGCCATCACTATCGGCGCCTTGTCCTTGAGCTCAAGCACAACCCGTTGCGCTGTCTTGGGGCCGATACCCCTGGCCGCCTTGACCGCGTTGATGTCACCCAGCGCGATGGCGCGGCTGACCCCGTCCGCGCCCAACGTACCAAGGATCGCCAGCGACGCCTTGGCGCCGACCCCTTGCACCGACATCAGCAACCGGTGCCATTCCTTTTCGACCAGCGACAAGAACCCGAACAATTGCAACAGATCCTCGCGCACCAGCAGATCGGTATAAAGGGCCACCGCCTCCCCAACGCCCGGCAGCGCCGCCAGCGTCCGGTCCGAGCAATGCACCATATAGCCCACGCCGCGCACGTCGATCAGCACGTGATCATCTGCCTTATAGGCCACCCGGCCCGCCAGATAGCCGATCATACCCTGATCTCCCTGACGCCCGGCGCGCGGGCATGATGGGCGTGACAGATTGCAATCGCCAGCGCATCCGCCGCATCGGGGCCGTTAATCTCGGCCCCCGGCAGTTGCATCTGCACCATATGCAGCACCTGTCCCTTGTCAGCGTGGCCGACACCGACAACGGTCTTTTTGACCTTGTTGGGGGCATATTCTCCGACCAGCAGGCCAAACTGTGCCGGCACCAGCAGTGCTATCGCCCGCGCCTGCCCCAACTTCAGCGTCGCCACGCCATCCTTATTCACAAACGTCAACTCAACCGCCGCCTCTTGCGGTGCATAGCGGTGCAGCACCTCGGTCAGTTGCCGATGCAACATCAGCAATCGCGGAGCAAGCTCGGGCCCGGCACTGGTACAAACACCGTTTGCCACATGCCTGAGTCGGCTACCATCGGCGTCAATCACGCCCCACCCGAGGTTCCGCAACCCCGGATCAATCCCAACCACCCGCATCTGCCCAGCCTTTTGTTGCTTTTCGGACACGCTAGCACGAAACGCGAACACCCGCCAAGCCCCTTGCGTATTAGGTCAAAGACGACACCAATTGTCCAACCGCGACACCGACAATCCAAATGCGTCGCCCCCACACCCAAAAACGACGTTGCTCGTCCTTGATTTATGTCTATTTTTCGGTATGTTGCTACATATCTTGGCTATGCAGCCGGTGCATAAGACCCATGCATAAACGCGCGTTGCGCGTTTATATTCCGCCTCCTATCTATGCGGCAGACATTAGAAATGCCCACCAGATAAAAGGATCAAGGAAATGGCTGTCTATTACACGTCCCGTACCAACCATGAAATCGCAGCCGTCGCCGGCCGTATCGGCGCAATGATCATTTCTGCGTTTGGCTCAGTTTCTGACTGGAACGATGCACGCATCACCCGCAAATCGCTGTCAAAGCTCAGCGATCGTGAACTCGACGATATCGGCCTGACACGCAGCGATATCGACGTCGTCGCCACCCGCTAAGACTCACACACTCTCTCTGGTGGCAAACCCCGAGACCGCGCAGCCGCGAGGCGCGCGGTCTTTTGCACGCCGACGATCAGTCGCGCCAAAACGTAAGAAACGATATTCTGACCCCGTCCAATGGCCCGATCCACGTGGGTGCCGAACGGGCCACTGCCAGCGCGAAGCGGAGTCAGCTCAGGAACGGAGTCAGTTGTTCAAGACCCCAGCGGGTCACCGGATCAATCTGCATCATAAACGCGCCGGCCTTTTCAACCAACGACCCTTGGGTCAGTGTCGCGATCCGGGCAAGGTATTCCACCTCGCCCATAGAATGCAGCAGCAGCCCCTTAAAGGCAAAAAAGCCCAATGCGATCATGACGATCGACCGTGGTGACGCGCCCGGCAGATTGCGGCGGGGATGATGTTGAATCAGACCATTGCGGCCCAGCTTGGTGACATAACCCTGCGCAAGTTGGCGATGCTTCTTGGTCACAGCCCTGTGGCGCTTTTCGAATTTACGGAGTGCGTCGTCCATAGCGACCTCAAATACAATATCTCGGCCCCCACCGGATATACAAAAGTTAGCGCTGAAATGTGGCATAATTTGGGCAATTCGCGCCAGTTTTAGGCAATTGCCGCGAAACCCGTCAGGACCGGCGCAGCGTCAGCGTGGTCCATTCGCCGATTTGCTGACGTAACGTTAAATTAACCCCGTTCTGTTCATATGCAGCGATCACATCGTCGGCTTGTTCGTTCAACAGGCCCGACAGAATCGCATATCCCTTGGGTTGTAGGTGCTTTGCCATGTCGGGGGCCAGCGCAATCAGCGGTGCTTTCAGAATGTTGGCGAACACCAGATCAAAGGGTGCCGCAGCTGTCAGATCAGCATGATCAAAGCCCGTCGCCTCTAGGCATGTGACACGACCCAATAGCCCATTTGCTGCCACATTTGCCTCGGCCACCGCCACGGCAACCTCGTCGATATCGCTCGCCCACACCGGATCAGGCCAGATCCGCGCCGCCGCCATCGCCAGAACGGCGGTGCCACACCCCACATCCACGACCCGTTTGCCGACAAACCCGTCAGAGGCCAGCGCATCCAGCGCCTTAAGGCAACCCAGAGTCGTACCGTGATGCCCGGTGCCAAATGCCATCGCCGCCTCGATCAGAAGCGGTACAGCGGCCTCGGGCACCTTGTCGGCATCATGACTGCCATAGACAAAGAAGCGCCCGGCCTCGACCGGCGTCAGCTCGCGGCGGACTTTGGCAACCCAATCCGTCTCGGGCAACTCAGAGATGACAAAGGGCTTCGCCCCGTAGATCGTGGCCAGAAGTTCCAGACCGGCGACGTCCGGGGTCTCGGTGAAATAGCCACCAACCTCCCAGGTACCGCTGCCATCCTCGATCTCGAAGACGCCAACACCAGTCGGTTCCGGCCACAGACCCTCCAATGCCTCGCCAAGCTCTTCGGCGGATTGCGGACCCCCAAGGGTGGTAAAGGCAGTAAAGGTCGGCATAGTTCGAAGTTCCTTCATTCAGCAGGCGCGGGCAGGATGCCCGAAAAAATCGTCTCGTTTCCCTGCGCAGGATGGCGTGGAATCAATAGCGCCAGCAGCAGCGACACGGATGCCATCGCAGCGGCAAGGATGAACACCGCAGACGGCGATGTCAGCCACAGATAGCCCAACAGCACAGGCAGGAACACCGCAGCTATGTGATTGATGGTAAACGCCACCGCCGCCGTCGGTGCAATATCCCCCGGATCGGCAATCTTTTGAAAATAGGTCTTGAGTGCCAGAGCCAGGGCAAAAAAGATGTGATCGATCACATACAGCGCCGCCGCCAGCACAACACCCCAGCCAAACCAGTATATTCCACCATACGCCAGGAACACCATCACCAGTCCGGTGTACTCAAAAATCAGTGTGTTGCGCTCGCCATATCGGAACACTGCCCGGCCCATCAACGGTGCAACAATGATGTTGACCACAAGGTTGATCAAAAACAGCCCCGTAACTTCGTGGACCTCGAACCCAAAGCGCTCGACCATCATGAATCCGGCGAAAACCATAAAGATCTGCCGCCGCGCGCCCGCCATGAACTGCAACAGGTAGTACAGCCAATACCGCCGCCGCAGGATCATCTTCTTGATCTGCGGGTTTGGCGCCTCGAACTGCGGAAAGGCAAAGACGCACCAGCCCACAATCAACAGCGTCAGCCCGCCCGACGCCAGGTAGACAAAGTTATAGCTCAGATCGAACGCCTGCCAGGCCATCACGATGGCCACATAGGCCACCAACGTGGCCCCCGACGCCGCTGCCACCAACAGACCCAGAACCTTTGGCGCGCGATCCTTGGACAACCATTGCAATTGCAGTGATTGGTTCACTGTTTCATAATAATGAAACCCAATCGACGACAGCATGGTGATGGTCAGAATGCCCGCCATATGCGGAAACCATGCCGTCACCGCCGTAGCCACCCCCAACAACGCCAGCGACACCAGCGCCAGCGTCTGTTCGTGCACAAAGATGATGATAGCGATCACGCCAACCGCCAGAAAACCGGGGATCTCGCGCACCGTATGCAGCAGGCCGATATCACTACCGTCAAAGCCCGCCGCCGAAACGACAAAATTGTTGAGCAGCGCCGACCACGTCGCAAACGACAGCGGCATCGCAATCGCCATCAAAAACAACAACGTCACCGGCCGCCGCCAGACCGGCAATTCGCTGGCATTCGCCAACCGCACAACTTGCCGCATCGCCCACCCCCCGAATGTCGCGCGGGGCCAAATCCACCCGGGCTTCTTCTCTTCTTAAATACGCATCCTTGCGACGGTTCAAACTGGGGCCGGGCTTAGGGCAATACGCCCCCGCCCGGCACCTGCCGTTTCCGCACGCAGGTTGAACAAAACCGTCGGCAGGCCATACCGCTTCAGCTGCGGATGCGCCAGCCCGTCCGAAAGATCCACCAGATCGCCCCAAGGCACAGCCCGGTGAACACCAGAATCGCCAGCAGGCTCAGCCCGATCGGGACATCCGCCATACCAAAAAACGCCCAGCGAAATCCCGAGATCAGATAGACCACCGGATTAAACAGCGTGATGGTCTGCCACGCAGCAGGAAGCATCGAAATCGAATAGAACGACCCGCCCAGAAACACCAGCGGCGTCACAATCAGCAGCGGGACCAATTGCAACTGTTCGAAATTCCCTGCCCAGATACCGATGATGAACCCCAGCAGCGCAAAACTGGTACAGGTCAGCACCAGAAACAGCAACATGGCGACGGGATGCTGGATGCTCAGATCTACAAACAGCGCCGCGGTACCCAAAATGACCAGCCCGATGAACAGCGCCTTGGTTGCCGCCGCCCCCACATAGCCCATGACAATTTCCAGAAAATTGACCGGAGCCGAGAGCAATTCGTAGATCGTGCCGATGAACTTTGGGAAATAGATCCCGAATGACGCGTTTGAAATCGCCTGCGTGATCACCGACAGCATGATCAGCCCCGGCACGATAAAGGCGCCATAGCTCACGCCCTCGACCTCTTGGATCCGGCTGCCGATGGCGGCGCCGAACACCACGAAATACAGCGACGTTGATATCACCGGTGATATAAAACTCTGCATCAGAGTACGAAAGAACCGTGCCATTTCATATAGGTAGATAGATTGTACTGCGCGCCAGTTCATGCCGCGTCCTCCCCTTCGTGCACCATCGTGACAAAGATGTCCTCAAGCGACGATTGATGTGTTTGGATGTCGCGCAGCACCAGCCCGGCGTCGCTCATCCCTGCCATCAGCGTTGCGATCCCGGTGCGTTCTGCCATGGTGTCATAGGCGTAGATCAACGATTGCCCGTCCTCTGCAAGCTCAAGGTCGAACTGGACGAGCGATGGCGGGATAGCTGAAACCTTCTCCTGCAGATCAATGCGCAGCTGCTTTTTGCCCATGCGTGCCATCAGCGCGGCCTTGTCCTCGACCAGCAGCAACTGGCCCTTGTTGATCACACCAACGCGGTCAGCGATCGCCTCGGCCTCTTCGATGTAATGCGTGGTCAGGATGATCGTCACGCCATCAGCCTTGAGCCCGGCGACAATTTCCCACATGTCGCGACGCAGTTCGACGTCGACGCCTGCGGTCGGCTCGTCCAGAAACAGCACCCGTGGTTCGTGGCTCAGTGCCTTGGCGATCATCACCCGTCGTTTCATGCCGCCCGACAGCGCCCGAATCGGCGTGTCCTTTTTGTCCCACAGGGACAATTGCCGCAGAATCCGTTCGATCAGGGCATCATCCCGCTTTTTGCCGAACAACCCGCGCGAGAATCGTACAGTGTTCAACACCGCCTCAAACGGCTCAAGATTGATCTCTTGCGGCACCAGGCCGACAAGGGTGCGGGCATCTCTGTAGGCCTCAACCGTGTCGTGTCCGCCTACATGAATTTTGCCAGAACTTGCCGTGGTGATTCCGCAGATCGTTGAAATCAGAGTGGTCTTTCCGGCCCCGTTCGGCCCCAGCAGGGCCAGAATTTCGCCTTCCTCAATATCCAGCGTGATACCTTTGAGCGCTTCGAACCCTCCGGCGTAAACTTTTTTGACGTTTTCGATCCCGACCATTGTTGCCATCAGGGGTCTCCTTATTTCCTGGCGCAATCTAGACTGTTCAGTTCAGAACGCAATGTGCGCCAAACCGCCCTATCCTGTGCGCCCGTTCCATATAGGGTCGCCCCCTCGCCCTTGCATCGGCACAGAGGAGATTGTGACGCCATCCTGAAAATGATTTGCTCCGCATCACGCGACCAGCCGCCAACCTATCCAACAAAAAGGTTCATTTTCATGACAAAAACAGCTTTGGTGACGGGGGGAACACGCGGTATCGGTCTGGCGATTGCCCGCGATCTGTCGCGCGACCACAATGTGGGCGTCGTCTGGAACACGACACCACCCAATGACCTGCCCCCAGCTGTACTTGCGATGCAAAGCGACCTGACCCAAGCCGGAAACTGCGCCGCTGTCGTCACCGCAACGATTGAGCGCTTTGGCCAGTTGGATGTCATCTTGAACAATGCCGGCGTTGCACAAACCACCCCTCTGGACAGCTTTGACGCGCCGACCCAAAGGGCGATCCTCGACGTCAACCTGCTGGTTCCGGGTGATCTTCTGGCAGCTTCGCTACCTCATCTGAAATCTGGTGCGGCCGTCGTCAACATTTCATCGGTGAACGCCGTGTTGCCGCCCCGCGCAGCCGCACTCTTTGGCGCAAGCAAAGCCGCGCTGAACCTATGGACACGCGCAATGGCCAAGGAACTGGGCCCGCGCG is part of the Puniceibacterium sp. IMCC21224 genome and harbors:
- a CDS encoding MFS transporter, which gives rise to MRQVVRLANASELPVWRRPVTLLFLMAIAMPLSFATWSALLNNFVVSAAGFDGSDIGLLHTVREIPGFLAVGVIAIIIFVHEQTLALVSLALLGVATAVTAWFPHMAGILTITMLSSIGFHYYETVNQSLQLQWLSKDRAPKVLGLLVAAASGATLVAYVAIVMAWQAFDLSYNFVYLASGGLTLLIVGWCVFAFPQFEAPNPQIKKMILRRRYWLYYLLQFMAGARRQIFMVFAGFMMVERFGFEVHEVTGLFLINLVVNIIVAPLMGRAVFRYGERNTLIFEYTGLVMVFLAYGGIYWFGWGVVLAAALYVIDHIFFALALALKTYFQKIADPGDIAPTAAVAFTINHIAAVFLPVLLGYLWLTSPSAVFILAAAMASVSLLLALLIPRHPAQGNETIFSGILPAPAE
- a CDS encoding ABC transporter ATP-binding protein, encoding MATMVGIENVKKVYAGGFEALKGITLDIEEGEILALLGPNGAGKTTLISTICGITTASSGKIHVGGHDTVEAYRDARTLVGLVPQEINLEPFEAVLNTVRFSRGLFGKKRDDALIERILRQLSLWDKKDTPIRALSGGMKRRVMIAKALSHEPRVLFLDEPTAGVDVELRRDMWEIVAGLKADGVTIILTTHYIEEAEAIADRVGVINKGQLLLVEDKAALMARMGKKQLRIDLQEKVSAIPPSLVQFDLELAEDGQSLIYAYDTMAERTGIATLMAGMSDAGLVLRDIQTHQSSLEDIFVTMVHEGEDAA
- a CDS encoding SDR family NAD(P)-dependent oxidoreductase encodes the protein MTKTALVTGGTRGIGLAIARDLSRDHNVGVVWNTTPPNDLPPAVLAMQSDLTQAGNCAAVVTATIERFGQLDVILNNAGVAQTTPLDSFDAPTQRAILDVNLLVPGDLLAASLPHLKSGAAVVNISSVNAVLPPRAAALFGASKAALNLWTRAMAKELGPRGIRVNAVSPGAIDIPDKPRPPDLTALFVQDTALGRIGVPEDVARVVRFLTSDDAGFVTGEILTVSGGYRL
- a CDS encoding ABC transporter permease, whose translation is MNWRAVQSIYLYEMARFFRTLMQSFISPVISTSLYFVVFGAAIGSRIQEVEGVSYGAFIVPGLIMLSVITQAISNASFGIYFPKFIGTIYELLSAPVNFLEIVMGYVGAAATKALFIGLVILGTAALFVDLSIQHPVAMLLFLVLTCTSFALLGFIIGIWAGNFEQLQLVPLLIVTPLVFLGGSFYSISMLPAAWQTITLFNPVVYLISGFRWAFFGMADVPIGLSLLAILVFTGLCLGAIWWIFRTGWRIRS